One stretch of Streptomyces sp. NBC_00443 DNA includes these proteins:
- a CDS encoding fatty acid desaturase family protein: MTAIDPTAHLTAEQIEELGRELDAIRDEVIAGRGEKDAAYIRKVISAQRKLELVSRGVLLFSIFPPAWLLGTAGLSVAKIMDNMEIGHNILHGQWDWMRDPKIHSTTWDWDHVSPADQWKHSHNELHHTYTNVIGKDNDLGYGIMRVDEDQKWHPMHLGQPLWNFINACFFEYGIAAYDLELGKNLHKRRRKNPEFHARAKAVGRKIRKQVLKDYVIHPLLSGPSFLTTLAATFTANLVRNIWTHSVIMCGHFPEGVQVFERRSIKGETRGQWYLRQMMGSANISGSKAMHFMTGNLSHQIEHHLFPDLPSNRYAEVAVKVRALFEKYELEYVTGPLPKQVFSAWHKVFRLSLPNKKPKVKTPDREQELVAA, from the coding sequence TTGACCGCCATCGACCCCACCGCCCACCTGACCGCGGAGCAGATCGAGGAGCTCGGCCGTGAACTGGACGCGATCCGCGACGAGGTGATCGCCGGCCGCGGCGAGAAGGACGCCGCCTACATCCGCAAGGTCATCTCGGCGCAGCGCAAGCTCGAGCTGGTCAGCAGGGGCGTGCTGCTGTTCTCGATCTTCCCGCCCGCGTGGCTGCTCGGCACCGCGGGTCTGTCCGTGGCGAAGATCATGGACAACATGGAGATCGGCCACAACATCCTGCACGGCCAGTGGGACTGGATGCGGGACCCGAAGATCCACTCCACCACCTGGGACTGGGATCACGTCTCACCGGCCGACCAGTGGAAGCACTCGCACAACGAGCTGCACCACACGTACACCAACGTGATCGGCAAGGACAACGACCTCGGCTACGGCATCATGCGCGTCGACGAGGACCAGAAGTGGCACCCGATGCACCTCGGCCAGCCGCTGTGGAACTTCATCAACGCCTGCTTCTTCGAGTACGGCATCGCAGCGTACGACCTGGAGCTCGGCAAGAACCTGCACAAGCGCCGCCGCAAGAACCCGGAGTTCCACGCGCGGGCCAAGGCCGTAGGCCGCAAGATCCGCAAGCAGGTGCTCAAGGACTACGTGATCCACCCGCTCCTGTCGGGCCCGTCGTTCCTCACCACGCTCGCTGCCACGTTCACCGCGAACCTGGTCCGCAACATCTGGACCCACTCGGTCATCATGTGCGGGCACTTCCCCGAGGGCGTACAGGTCTTCGAGCGCCGGTCGATCAAGGGCGAGACGCGCGGCCAGTGGTACCTGCGCCAGATGATGGGCTCGGCGAACATCAGCGGCAGCAAGGCCATGCACTTCATGACCGGCAACCTGTCGCACCAGATCGAGCACCACCTGTTCCCGGACCTGCCGAGCAACCGGTACGCCGAGGTCGCGGTAAAGGTGCGCGCGCTGTTCGAAAAGTACGAGCTGGAGTACGTCACCGGCCCGCTGCCCAAGCAGGTGTTCTCCGCGTGGCACAAGGTCTTCCGGCTCTCGCTGCCGAACAAGAAGCCCAAGGTCAAAACGCCGGACCGCGAGCAGGAACTCGTCGCGGCCTGA